One genomic segment of Hordeum vulgare subsp. vulgare chromosome 2H, MorexV3_pseudomolecules_assembly, whole genome shotgun sequence includes these proteins:
- the LOC123429169 gene encoding putative UPF0496 protein 5, with protein sequence MGNHHGSMRPQRLKNGKAATEEEEDDRKVKSSYEAAEPQLRSLDAALCRRASLAVSVSAASSGVQVRSMSLGSLREVTGCLVEMNQEVVRVVLASKHDVWGCADLFALVDDYFDASLHTLDFLAALDRALRRARDSQLLLHLALQVQDPAVRRARVLDALRRLKADPFTDEFFAAFQAAYRQQLAMLDRLRRQKRRLGRRLRSVRVWRRVTGVVFATIFAAILVCSVVAAAIAAPPIAAALAAAASLPVSSAGKWVDAMLKRYRDVLRGHMDVVVAMQAGTFVAIEDLDIIRALVRRLEVQMGFTVDCTELVEGDEEAARLVIEEVKKKMEEFMKSVDELGQQADKCSRDIRQARTVVLQRIIHQN encoded by the coding sequence ATGGGGAACCATCACGGCAGCATGAGGCCACAGCGGCTCAAGAACGGGAAAGcagctacggaggaggaggaggatgaccgGAAGGTGAAGTCGTCGTACGAGGCGGCGGAGCCGCAGCTGCGGAGCCTCGACGCGGCGCTGTGCCGGCGCGCGAGCCTCGCCGTGTCCGTGTCGGCGGCGTCGTCCGGGGTGCAGGTGCGGTCCATGTCCCTCGGCTCCCTCCGCGAGGTCACCGGCTGCCTGGTGGAGATGAACCAGGAGGTGGTCCGCGTCGTCCTCGCCAGCAAGCACGACGTGTGGGGCTGCGCCGACCTCTTCGCGCTCGTCGACGACTACTTCGACGCCAGCCTCCACACCCTCGACTTCCTCGCCGCCCTCGACagggccctccgccgcgcccgcgactcgcagctcctcctccacctcgcgctCCAGGTCCAGGACCCGGCCGTCCGGCGCGCGCGCGTGCTCGACGCGCTGCGGCGGCTCAAGGCCGACCCGTTCACGGACGAGTTCTTCGCCGCGTTCCAGGCCGCGTACCGGCAGCAGCTGGCCATGCTCGACAGGCTGCGGCGGCAGAAGCGCCGGCTGGGCCGGCGCCTGCGGTCGGTCCGCGTCTGGCGCCGCGTCACGGGCGTCGTCTTCGCCACCATCTTCGCGGCCATCCTCGTCTGCTCGGTGGTGGCCGCGGCCATCGCCGCGCCGCCCATCGCGGCCGCGCTGGCGGCCGCGGCGTCGCTGCCAGTCAGCTCCGCCGGGAAGTGGGTGGACGCCATGCTGAAGCGGTACCGGGACGTGCTCCGGGGGCACATGGACGTGGTGGTCGCAATGCAGGCCGGCACGTTCGTCGCCATCGAGGACCTGGACATCATACGCGCGCTCGTCCGCCGGCTCGAGGTCCAGATGGGCTTCACGGTGGACTGCACGGAGCTGGTGGAGGGCGACGAGGAGGCTGCGAGATTGGTGATtgaggaggtgaagaagaagatggaggagtTCATGAAGAGCGTGGATGAGCTGGGGCAGCAGGCCGACAAGTGCAGCCGGGACATCCGGCAAGCCAGGACCGTCGTGCTGCAGAGGATCATTCATCAAAATTAG